The following proteins are encoded in a genomic region of Garra rufa chromosome 22, GarRuf1.0, whole genome shotgun sequence:
- the LOC141298381 gene encoding uncharacterized protein, with amino-acid sequence MNAVQLFIAVWTFSAVCQADDDFCSVTCQNVTGFAGNEATFTCRVLLQNAECCIKLYKFQYPKHYTDLEVCKGEPLVNPCDHSNSFTCRYTPTTAMTEQFRFFVQTNCGMKRTEFTVVVTGSIKREIVPEAPGTKEEPSWDIVETSEQKKTESRGFKIAVIAAVISCFIIIIMPIIYKIKQKRTRQNRMFLGRRQDEGNSSHPENVL; translated from the exons ATGAATGCTGTGCAACTGTTCATTGCGGTTTGGACTTTCTCTGCTGTCTGTCAAGCTGATGATG ATTTCTGCAGTGTGACCTGTCAAAATGTGACTGGATTTGCGGGGAATGAAGCAACTTTTACCTGCAGGGTCTTATTGCAAAATGCTGAATGCTGCATTAAACTGTACAAGTTTCAATACCCTAAGCACTATACTGACTTAGAAGTCTGTAAAGGAGAACCTCTTGTCAACCCCTGTGATCACAGTAACAGCTTCACATGCCGCTACACTCCTACTACAGCAATGACAGAACAATTTAGATTCTTTGTGCAAACAAACTGTGGAATGAAAAGAACAGAATTCACTGTAGTTGTAACAG GGTCCATTAAACGTGAAATCGTCCCTGAAGCTCCTGGAACGAAAG AAGAACCTTCCTGGGACATTGTAGAAACATCTGAACAGAAGAAAACAGAAAGTCGTGGATTTAAGATCGCCGTCATCGCTGCTGTTATTAGCTGTTTTATCATCATCATAATGCCAATTatttacaaaattaaacaaaaacgcACCAGACAGAACAGGATGTTTCTGGGTAGAAGACAAGATGAAGGCAACAGCAGTCATCCAGAAAATGTGCTATAA
- the LOC141297958 gene encoding uncharacterized protein, which yields MNAVNAVLLFFLVWTSAAVCQPDIGDCSASCDDVTGTVGKEVTFTCNISKECSECCIIMYKFQYPEIFNYSAICKEESPENTCEQRNSFTYRYTPTKAMTGKFRLFVQAKCGMKGNAEFTVVITETPKAEESKNNKSKDAESKDTESEVTVISSVVGCSVIIILIVILITIIYKKQYFAFQNRMFLCIKQNDDSSNCPENVI from the exons ATGAATGCTGTAAATGCTGTGCTACTGTTCTTTCTGGTTTGGACTTCTGCTGCTGTCTGTCAACCTGATATAG GTGACTGCAGTGCAAGCTGTGATGATGTGACTGGAACTGTGGGGAAGGAAGTAACTTTCACCTGCAACATCTCTAAGGAGTGCAGTGAATGCTGCATTATAATGTATAAGTTTCAGTACCCTGAGATCTTTAATTACTCAGCAATCTGTAAAGAAGAGTCTCCTGAGAACACCTGTGAACAAAGAAACAGCTTCACATACCGCTACACTCCAACTAAAGCAATGACAGGAAAATTCAGATTATTTGTGCAAGCAAAGTGTGGAATGAAAGGAAATGCAGAATTCACTGTAGTCATAACAG AAACACCAAAAGCAGAGGAATCTAAGAATAATAAATCTAAGGATGCTGAATCTAAGGATACTGAATCTGAGGTTACTGTCATCAGTTCCGTTGTGGGGTGTTCCGTCATCATCATTCTCATCGTCATCTTAATAACAATCATTTACAAAAAGCAATATTTTGCATTCCAGAATAGGATGTTTCTGTGCATCAAACAAAATGATGACAGCAGTAATTGTCCAGAAAATGTGATATAA